A region from the Ctenopharyngodon idella isolate HZGC_01 chromosome 13, HZGC01, whole genome shotgun sequence genome encodes:
- the iqcc gene encoding IQ domain-containing protein C isoform X2 has product MNEQKLILILTQFQAQCRGYVMRQGLSLVQTQFEDVVREIDGGLDHLQWRGNIIPKPHFTDTESLLLQYERSRFQCHDCQVDSEREQKIEDEDSEKSLPQSEIHIPERDEAPETASRDTSTPVDGIVEKTGENVVERNLTDDPITFCSAVNSDVSHSSLFQTGPGLHSVLKDTAHTPDSLKQQRSTLAMELLWIQQAISSRKKYLTLKQRMNVSH; this is encoded by the exons ATGAACGAACAGAAATTGATTCTGATATTAACTCAATTTCag GCTCAGTGTCGCGGTTATGTGATGAGGCAAGGTCTGAGTTTGGTTCAGACTCAGTTTGAGGACGTCGTGCGAGAGATTGATGGAGGATTGGATCACCTGCAGTGGAGAGGAAACATCATTCCCAAACCTCACTTTACTGACACT GAAAGTCTACTGCTGCAGTACGAACGCTCCAGATTTCAGTGCCATGACTGTCAGGTTGATTCCGAGAGAGAACAGAAGATAGAGGATGAGGACAGTGAGAAATCTCTCCCACAGTCTGAAATCCACATACCAGAGAGAGACGAAGCTCCTGAAACGGCCAGCAGAGACACTTCCACACCTGTGGACGGTATTGTAGAAAAGACCGGAGAGAACGTGGTTGAACGAAACCTGACAGATGATCCTATTACATTTTGCAGTGCTGTGAATTCAGATGTTAGCCACAGCAGCTTATTTCAGACAG GACCAGGTTTGCATTCAGTTTTGAAAGACACGGCACACACTCCTGACTCTCTGAAGCAGCAGCGGAGCACTTTGGCCATGGAGCTGCTGTGGATCCAGCAAGCCATCAGTAGCAGAAAGAAA TATCTCACCCTCAAACAGAGAATGAATGTGTCACACTGA
- the iqcc gene encoding IQ domain-containing protein C isoform X1: protein MNEQKLILILTQFQAQCRGYVMRQGLSLVQTQFEDVVREIDGGLDHLQWRGNIIPKPHFTDTESLLLQYERSRFQCHDCQVDSEREQKIEDEDSEKSLPQSEIHIPERDEAPETASRDTSTPVDGIVEKTGENVVERNLTDDPITFCSAVNSDVSHSSLFQTGPGLHSVLKDTAHTPDSLKQQRSTLAMELLWIQQAISSRKKKIDLLCSFAVSHPQTENECVTLIPDQF, encoded by the exons ATGAACGAACAGAAATTGATTCTGATATTAACTCAATTTCag GCTCAGTGTCGCGGTTATGTGATGAGGCAAGGTCTGAGTTTGGTTCAGACTCAGTTTGAGGACGTCGTGCGAGAGATTGATGGAGGATTGGATCACCTGCAGTGGAGAGGAAACATCATTCCCAAACCTCACTTTACTGACACT GAAAGTCTACTGCTGCAGTACGAACGCTCCAGATTTCAGTGCCATGACTGTCAGGTTGATTCCGAGAGAGAACAGAAGATAGAGGATGAGGACAGTGAGAAATCTCTCCCACAGTCTGAAATCCACATACCAGAGAGAGACGAAGCTCCTGAAACGGCCAGCAGAGACACTTCCACACCTGTGGACGGTATTGTAGAAAAGACCGGAGAGAACGTGGTTGAACGAAACCTGACAGATGATCCTATTACATTTTGCAGTGCTGTGAATTCAGATGTTAGCCACAGCAGCTTATTTCAGACAG GACCAGGTTTGCATTCAGTTTTGAAAGACACGGCACACACTCCTGACTCTCTGAAGCAGCAGCGGAGCACTTTGGCCATGGAGCTGCTGTGGATCCAGCAAGCCATCAGTAGCAGAAAGAAA AAAATTGATCTGCTCTGCTCCTTTGCAGTATCTCACCCTCAAACAGAGAATGAATGTGTCACACTGATACCGGACCAGTTTTGA